In a single window of the Candidatus Methylomirabilota bacterium genome:
- a CDS encoding antitoxin, which produces MTITDRIEMNPKVMMGKPVIRGTRVPVELILRKLSEGARERDLLAAYPKLTHEDIQAAIRYAADTVAHEETVLLSAAKRSARK; this is translated from the coding sequence ATGACTATTACCGACCGAATCGAGATGAACCCTAAGGTCATGATGGGCAAACCGGTTATCCGTGGAACACGAGTGCCCGTCGAGCTGATTCTCCGAAAACTGAGTGAGGGAGCACGAGAGAGGGACCTCTTGGCAGCCTATCCCAAGCTCACGCACGAGGACATCCAGGCCGCCATCCGGTATGCAGCCGACACGGTCGCCCATGAAGAGACCGTTCTCCTGAGCGCAGCCAAGCGATCCGCCCGGAAATAG